The following proteins are co-located in the Eleginops maclovinus isolate JMC-PN-2008 ecotype Puerto Natales chromosome 1, JC_Emac_rtc_rv5, whole genome shotgun sequence genome:
- the krt18a.1 gene encoding keratin, type I cytoskeletal 18 isoform X2: protein MQSSRQTTYSVRSSTSGKPPAMSMNRTSAPVYRASSIHGGAGGGRISISSSSSSRLGSGMGAGMGVGSGAGGFSSSMQVSGNSGHVMGNEKFAMQNLNDRLANYLETVRSLEQANHQLEIKIKEALEKSGPDFRDYSKYQAILDDLRKKVFDATTDNARLVLNIDNARLAADDFRVKYESELAIRQSVEADIIGLRKLIDDTNMSRMNLESEIESLKEELIHLKKNHENEVMELRNQIAQSGVHVDVDAPKGQDLAQLMAEIRAKYENMAKKNQEELKTWHESQITEVQSQVVQNTEALKGAQTEVNDLRRQLQTLEIELESQRSLKGSLEGTLRDTEMRYNMEIEALNTIILSLEAELTQLRNNIQQQTQDYEALLNMKMKLEAEIATYRRLLDGEDFMCVV from the exons ATGCAATCCTCCAGACAGACTACATACTCTGTGCGCTCCTCAACCAGCGGCAAGCCTCCTGCCATGTCAATGAACCGTACCTCTGCTCCTGTTTACAGGGCCTCCTCTATCCATGGTGGGGCCGGAGGGGGCCGCATCAGcatctcctccagcagcagctctcggTTGGGATCAGGGATGGGAGCCGGGATGGGAGTGGGTTCAGGAGCTGGGGGCTTCTCCAGCAGCATGCAGGTGAGCGGGAACAGCGGCCACGTCATGGGCAATGAGAAGTTTGCCATGCAGAACCTGAACGACCGTCTGGCCAACTACCTGGAGACAGTGAGGAGCCTGGAGCAGGCCAACCACCAGCTAGAGATTAAGATCAAGGAGGCACTGGAGAAGAGCGGACCCGACTTCAGAGACTACAGCAAGTACCAGGCTATCCTTGATGACCTCAGGAAGAAG GTGTTTGATGCCACCACTGACAATGCCCGTCTGGTTCTCAACATTGACAACGCTCGCCTGGCGGCCGATGACTTCAGAGTGAA GTACGAGTCTGAGCTGGCCATCCGCCAGTCTGTGGAGGCCGACATCATTGGTCTGAGAAAGCTCATTGACGACACAAACATGAGTCGCATGAACCTTGAGAGCGAGATTGAATCCCTGAAGGAGGAGCTCATCCACCTCAAGAAGAACCATGAAAAT GAAGTTATGGAGCTCCGTAACCAGATTGCTCAATCAGGAGTCCACGTGGACGTTGACGCTCCCAAAGGACAGGATCTGGCTCAGCTCATGGCAGAAATAAGAGCCAAGTACGAGAACATGGCAAAGAAAAACCAGGAAGAACTCAAAACATGGCACGAATCTCAG ATAACAGAAGTGCAGAGCCAGGTCGTCCAGAACACAGAAGCCCTGAAGGGAGCCCAGACAGAGGTGAATGACCTGCGTCGACAGTTGCAAACTCTGGAGATCGAGCTGGAGTCCCAGAGGAGCCTG AAAGGGTCTCTGGAGGGCACGCTGAGGGACACAGAGATGCGTTACAACATGGAGATTGAGGCTCTCAACACCATCATCCTGAGTCTGGAAGCCGAGCTCACACAGCTGCGTAACAACATCCAGCAGCAGACGCAGGACTACGAGGCCCTGCTCAACATGAAGATGAAGCTGGAGGCTGAGATCGCTACATACAGACGCCTGCTGGACGGGGAAGACTTCATGTGCGTAGTTTAA
- the krt18a.1 gene encoding keratin, type I cytoskeletal 18 isoform X1 translates to MQSSRQTTYSVRSSTSGKPPAMSMNRTSAPVYRASSIHGGAGGGRISISSSSSSRLGSGMGAGMGVGSGAGGFSSSMQVSGNSGHVMGNEKFAMQNLNDRLANYLETVRSLEQANHQLEIKIKEALEKSGPDFRDYSKYQAILDDLRKKVFDATTDNARLVLNIDNARLAADDFRVKYESELAIRQSVEADIIGLRKLIDDTNMSRMNLESEIESLKEELIHLKKNHENEVMELRNQIAQSGVHVDVDAPKGQDLAQLMAEIRAKYENMAKKNQEELKTWHESQITEVQSQVVQNTEALKGAQTEVNDLRRQLQTLEIELESQRSLKGSLEGTLRDTEMRYNMEIEALNTIILSLEAELTQLRNNIQQQTQDYEALLNMKMKLEAEIATYRRLLDGEDFMLQDALEDQKTVKTKVMTVTQTLVDGKVVSSSTDTKTL, encoded by the exons ATGCAATCCTCCAGACAGACTACATACTCTGTGCGCTCCTCAACCAGCGGCAAGCCTCCTGCCATGTCAATGAACCGTACCTCTGCTCCTGTTTACAGGGCCTCCTCTATCCATGGTGGGGCCGGAGGGGGCCGCATCAGcatctcctccagcagcagctctcggTTGGGATCAGGGATGGGAGCCGGGATGGGAGTGGGTTCAGGAGCTGGGGGCTTCTCCAGCAGCATGCAGGTGAGCGGGAACAGCGGCCACGTCATGGGCAATGAGAAGTTTGCCATGCAGAACCTGAACGACCGTCTGGCCAACTACCTGGAGACAGTGAGGAGCCTGGAGCAGGCCAACCACCAGCTAGAGATTAAGATCAAGGAGGCACTGGAGAAGAGCGGACCCGACTTCAGAGACTACAGCAAGTACCAGGCTATCCTTGATGACCTCAGGAAGAAG GTGTTTGATGCCACCACTGACAATGCCCGTCTGGTTCTCAACATTGACAACGCTCGCCTGGCGGCCGATGACTTCAGAGTGAA GTACGAGTCTGAGCTGGCCATCCGCCAGTCTGTGGAGGCCGACATCATTGGTCTGAGAAAGCTCATTGACGACACAAACATGAGTCGCATGAACCTTGAGAGCGAGATTGAATCCCTGAAGGAGGAGCTCATCCACCTCAAGAAGAACCATGAAAAT GAAGTTATGGAGCTCCGTAACCAGATTGCTCAATCAGGAGTCCACGTGGACGTTGACGCTCCCAAAGGACAGGATCTGGCTCAGCTCATGGCAGAAATAAGAGCCAAGTACGAGAACATGGCAAAGAAAAACCAGGAAGAACTCAAAACATGGCACGAATCTCAG ATAACAGAAGTGCAGAGCCAGGTCGTCCAGAACACAGAAGCCCTGAAGGGAGCCCAGACAGAGGTGAATGACCTGCGTCGACAGTTGCAAACTCTGGAGATCGAGCTGGAGTCCCAGAGGAGCCTG AAAGGGTCTCTGGAGGGCACGCTGAGGGACACAGAGATGCGTTACAACATGGAGATTGAGGCTCTCAACACCATCATCCTGAGTCTGGAAGCCGAGCTCACACAGCTGCGTAACAACATCCAGCAGCAGACGCAGGACTACGAGGCCCTGCTCAACATGAAGATGAAGCTGGAGGCTGAGATCGCTACATACAGACGCCTGCTGGACGGGGAAGACTTCAT GCTCCAGGATGCTTTGGAAGACCAGAAAACAGTGAAGACCAAAGTCATGACCGTCACACAGACCCTGGTGGATGGGAAGGTGGTTTCCTCCAGCACAGACACCAAGACCCTTTGA
- the LOC134870590 gene encoding keratin, type I cytoskeletal 18-like, whose protein sequence is MEPLFRRQSSQVLGGQLTQFPRPVQMDRSYAHSVSGGAGGHGIKISTAYGTRVGSGFGGGYDYHSGSSGSSSGTQTITNEKATMQHLNDRLASYLETVRNLEKANSILEIKIRETIEKKGPMEGKDFSKYNAIITELRAKIFDMIRGNSHLNIHLDNARLASDDFRVKMEYEMSLRQAVEADVARLRKLLDDTNVMRLNLEGEIESLKEELINLRKAHELDVTELRAQISQVGVRVDVDAPKGQDLAKIMEEMRASYEKIARKNQEELKTWHESQITEVQVQVTESSTALKEATTVISEIRRRYQGLEIELQSQLSLKASLEATLQDIEMRYNMEMEKYNVIIVRLQEELTHIRTDIQHSTREYEHLLNIKVKLEAEIAEYRRLLDGEADLDLVDAVDPRMVQTKVVTVTQTLVDGKVVSESKDVQSSEKAVN, encoded by the exons ATGGAGCCCCTTTTTAGACGCCAGAGTTCTCAAGTTCTTGGAGGTCAATTGACACAGTTTCCCAGACCTGTTCAGATGGACAGGTCTTATGCCCACAGTGTCAGTGGAGGAGCAGGCGGCCATGGGATCAAGATCTCCACAGCCTACGGCACACGGGTTGGCAGCGGCTTCGGGGGTGGGTATGACTACCATTCTGGGTCTTCTGGGTCGAGTTCTGGAACCCAGACTATCACGAATGAGAAGGCAACCATGCAGCACCTGAATGACCGCCTGGCTTCCTACCTGGAGACAGTGAGGAATCTGGAGAAGGCCAACAGCATCCTCGAGATCAAGATCAGAGAGACCATCGAGAAGAAAGGACCTATGGAGGGGAAGGACTTCAGCAAGTACAACGCCATCATCACTGAGCTGAGGGCTAAG ATATTTGACATGATCCGTGGAAACTCACATCTTAATATCCATCTTGACAACGCCAGACTTGCATCAGATGACTTCAGAGTCAA GATGGAGTATGAAATGTCCCTGCGTCAGGCAGTCGAGGCCGATGTGGCCAGACTGAGGAAGCTTCTTGATGATACCAACGTAATGCGTCTCAACTTGGAGGGTGAAATCGAGTCTCTGAAGGAAGAGTTGATCAACCTGAGGAAGGCCCATGAGTTG GATGTTACCGAGTTGCGTGCCCAGATCAGCCAGGTTGGGGTCCGTGTGGATGTTGACGCTCCTAAGGGACAGGACCTGGCTAAGATCATGGAGGAAATGAGAGCCAGCTATGAGAAGATAGCACGGAAGAACCAGGAGGAGCTCAAAACCTGGCATGAATCTCAG ATCACCGAGGTGCAGGTCCAAGTAACTGAGAGCTCAACTGCTCTCAAGGAAGCCACAACTGTGATTTCAGAAATAAGGAGAAGGTATCAGGGACTAGAGATTGAACTGCAGTCTCAACTTAGTCTG AAAGCTTCCCTGGAGGCCACGCTGCAGGACATCGAAATGCGATACAACATGGAGATGGAGAAGTACAACGTGATCATtgtgaggctgcaggaggagctcaCTCATATCCGCACCGACATCCAGCATAGCACAAGAGAGTATGAGCACCTTCTCAACATCAAGGTTAAACTGGAGGCCGAAATCGCTGAATACAGAAGGCTGCTGGACGGCGAGGCAGACCTCGA TCTGGTCGATGCAGTTGACCCGAGGATGGTCCAGACCAAAGTAGTGACGGTCACTCAGACTTTGGTGGATGGCAAAGTGGTGTCCGAAAGCAAGGATGTCCAATCCAGTGAAAAAGCTGTAAATTAA